In Homalodisca vitripennis isolate AUS2020 unplaced genomic scaffold, UT_GWSS_2.1 ScUCBcl_4115;HRSCAF=10087, whole genome shotgun sequence, the following are encoded in one genomic region:
- the LOC124372823 gene encoding piggyBac transposable element-derived protein 3-like, whose translation MFIIFSQYRKTKEVITITRPHAISEYNTYIGGVDMADRLIAHYPHGIKSKKWYLRVFFHLLNVSLVNAWLCYRKSVDGKMDLLSSKSSVANTLIAKGLCDTKKRERLSSMSPNNTPPLKKKK comes from the coding sequence ATGTTCATAATTTTCAGTCAATACAGGAAAACCAAAGAAGTTATAACAATCACTCGCCCTCATGCTATATCCGAGTACAACACCTACATTGGAGGAGTTGATATGGCGGACAGATTGATAGCACATTACCCTCATGGCATCAAGTCTAAGAAGTGGTACCTTAGAGTATTCTTTCACCTCTTAAATGTGTCCCTAGTGAATGCCTGGTTGTGCTACAGGAAATCAGTTGATGGAAAAATGGACTTGTTGTCTTCCAAATCATCTGTAGCCAACACCCTCATTGCGAAAGGGTTATGTGACACGAAGAAGAGAGAAAGGCTCTCGTCAATGTCTCCTAACAACACTCCAcctcttaagaaaaaaaaataa